The genomic segment TTTACATCATCAACAAATTCAAATGTAGAACGTTCCCGCTCATCCAATGGCTTCATTTTCACATAAATTTCAGCAATATTATTTTGACTTGTTCCCCGGAATGATTCTTCTTGTGTGGAACCGATAAGGCTTACAAATACGTCAATATCGGATTCCTTTTTTAATACGTTTTCGACTTCTTTCACCACTTGTTCTGTTTCCGATAACGCTACACCATCCTCTAACGATACCCGTATATTGAAATAACCTTCATCGGTAGCGGGTAAAAATTGCATTCCAACCGTGGAAATTCCGTAACCCCCAGCAACTAATAACGCAAACGTAACGAACAGCACGACAAACCGATGTTGAAGTGCCCACCGTACAGAGCGTTCTAATTTTTTCAACGGCTTCGATCGTCTTCTCCGTGCTTCCTCGTGTCCTTTTAACGGTTTCAACCAACGGCTAGCAAGCATCGGAACTACAGTTAAGGCAACGACTAATGAAGCTAATAAACTAAAGGCAATCGTTAACGCAAACTCCGAAAACAGTTCGCCAATTAATCCAGTGATAAAAGCTACAGGCAAAAACACAGCAACAGTAGTTAATGTGGAAGCCGTAATTGCACCGCCTACTTCTCTTGCACCATCTCGAGCCGCTACTTTTGGATCTTTCCCCATAGAAAGGTGTCGATAAATATTTTCAATAACGACAATCGCGTTATCAACGAGCATACCGATTCCTAAGGCGAGTCCACCAAGCGTCATGATGTTTAACGAAAATTTGGCGAAATACATAAGAACAAACGTGACAACCACTGAATACGGAATGGCGACTCCTATAATAATTGGACTTTTCACACTTCGTAAAAAGAAGAACAAAACAATCATCGAAAAAGCGCCACCTAAAATAAGCGCATTACCGATGTTTCCAATGGATTGCTCAATGTACTCTCCTTGGTCAAATAATAGGTCAGCTTTAATGGACTGAAAACGCTCCTCTTGTAACAGTTCATCCAATTTTTTCTGGAATTGTTTCGAAACCTCCGCTGTGTTTGCATCCGATTGTTGAAGAACATTTACTAACACAGACGGTTGCTGATTCGTACGAGTGATCGTTTCCTGTTCTTTCGATACCAACTCAACGTTCGCTACATCGTTTAACCGAATCGTTTCACCTGTGACAGGATTTTTTGTCACAATCAGATTTTCAACATCTTCAACGGTATGTAACAAACTAACGATACGTGTTGTTAGCTCTTTGTCTTGGGATAAAACCGTATTACCTGGTAAAGATATTTGATTCGCTTGAATAACATTGACAATATCACTTTGCGTTAATCCATATGTCTTTAATTGGTCTTGATCAATGAGGACCCGAATTTCTTCCGTGATTGTTCCAGACGTCGTTACACTCGCGACGCCATCTACTTTGGAGAGTTCAACTGTTAATTTCTCCGCTAAATCTCTTAACGATGCCTCGTTCTTTTCTCCCCGTATGGATAATTGAATAATCGGAAATTGGGACGGATCAAATTTTAAAAAACGAGGTTTCACCTCATCTGGAAGAGGGGTTTGGTCCAACCGCTGCAACACTTCATTTTGAATATCATCAATTGATGTATCCCATGTAAACTCCATTAAAATAAAGTTCGACCCTTCTTGGGAAGTCGATTGGATATTTTTAATACCTGGTAATGTTGCTAAATTCGCTTCTAATGGTTTCGTCACTTTTTCCACAACTTCAGTCGGGCCTGCACCTGGGTAAGTAGCTACAACGACCCCTACCGGTGGACTAATATCAGGAATCAGTTTTAACGGTGTTTTCAATAAAGATACCGTCCCCAAAATTAAAATAAAAATCATTGTGACCATCGTAAAAACAGGTCGCCTAATGGAAAATTCACTTATCTTCAATTTATGTACTCCTTTCTAGCTTTGACCAATTAGTTTAATTGATGAACTACATAGTTTTACTATATAACACGGAATTTTTCTCAAGCAACTATTTCACTCCTTGTTTCGAAAAAGTTTATTTTTTCACCTTGAATGAATAAAAAAAGAGTCAAATCCGTTACGATTTGACTCCAATTGCTTTTTCTTTTACCGGTGTTGACAAGTAGGTAAGCGTCCAGCCAGTAAATCCAAAAAGGACAGTAATCAAAGGGGATAACAAGCAGAAAAACGCAAACGGGACGTATTCGAGAGTAGGTACCCCAAGGACCGATGCAATAAATACTCCGCATACCCCCCAAGGAACGAGTGGATTAATGACCGTACCTGCATCTTCTAGAACACGTGATAAGTTTTTATTGGCTAAGCCTAGTCGTTGGTAATGGGATTGGAACGCTTCACCGGTTAATAGGATGGACAAGTATTGTTCTCCAGCTAATAAATTGACCCCAATCCCTGATAAGACGGAAGCTAACACCACGGATTGGCGATTTTTTAACCATTGGTCAATTGCTTGAAGTATGGAAGGAACAATGCCCAATTTAAATAATAACCCTCCCATACTTAAAGCTAATAAGACAAGAGATATCGTAAACATCATGCTGTTAATTCCGCCCCGGGATAGTAATGCATCAATCGCTTCATTTCCTGTTTCTGAAACGAATCCGCCGAACAATACCGAAAATAGCTGACTGATCGTTAAATGTTCATGATATATAAATGCAATAACAATGGCCGATAAACTACTTATCGCTAACGTAAACAACGTCGGAACTTTAAAAATAGTCAATATGAACAATAAGATTAACGGAATTAGGCTATCCCAATGAACGAGTCCGCTGTCTAAGAGTGCCTGCTTCATCTCTTCCACTTTAGAAAAATTTGAAGAAATCTCTGACGGTGACATGAATACAAAAACAACGAGAGTAATAATTAATGCTGGAACTGTCGTCCAACTCATATTGCGAATATGCTCAAAAAGATCCACTTTGACAATTGATGCAGCCAGATTTGTCGTATCCGATAACGGAGACATTTTATCACCGAAAAAGGCACCCGATACAATCGCACCAGCTGTAATTGGTAACGATAAATCTAATGCGCTACTGATACCAATAAACGCCACACCAACCGTTGCCACGGTCGTTAATGAGCTACCAATACAAACGCCAACAATTGCGGTGAGGAGAAAAACAATCGCATAAAAATATTGCGGCACAATCAGTTCAAATCCTCCATACATAACTGTTGGAATCGTTCCACTTAACATCCAGCTACTGATAAGAATTCCGATAAAGAAAAAGATATAAATGGCTTGGATCCCTGATTTCGCCCCATCAACCATTCCGTCTTCTAAATCTTTCAACGGTACGTTTCGAATGAATCCATATCCCATTAAAACGAGAATGGCTATCAAAATCGGAACTTGTGGAGCGGAAGAGAAGGAAAAAATACTGACAAAAATACTAAGTAATATCCAAAGAGACAACAGAATGGCTTCCCAAAGCTTCGGCGTATAAACTGGTTGAATACGAAACATGAAAGATTCCTCCTTTTTTTCGAAATAAAAAAGAGCCTCCTTCCCTTTAGGGACGAAGAAGCTCTCCGCGGTACCACCCTAATTGATGAATGTCGTCATTCACCCACTCTTGCATTATCTGCCGTTACGAACAGTGTAATTCGTCCGAGTAGCTGCCTAGATTTTCACCAACCATCTAGTCTCTATGTGCTGCCCACTACACGACTACTTCTTCTGTTCAGCAAATCCATTATGAAACTTTTCTGCTTAAACGCTTTTAAACTTAAACGCTTTTAAGTGATAAAGTATGTACTTTTAATTTATCATAATTTTTTCATACGTCAAGTAGATTTAAAAAATAAAAAGGCTTTTCAGGAAGAAAGCCTTCTTTCTTTAGAGAATATTTTTCACAAACAGCCATTCATCTTGAATGACAATACCATTATTAGCGACGAGAGGGATTGTCGGTTTCTTTTTTCGTGCTTCACTAACAGCATCTTTTATCACTTTTTCAAGACGGTACCCTCGTTTTTGATAAAACTCGATGGCGCGAATATTATCATTTGTTGTAATTAATTCCACTCGTTTTATTCCTTCTTTTTGTGCCATCTCTTCTAACGTTCTTAACAGCAATGAACCTATTCCTTGATTCTCAATAAGCGCGTCTAACGATACAATTTCCCAAGCATGCTTTCTTTTTTTGTACGTTAACAATCCTTGAAGTTGTCCTTCGTCACTGATGACCGCTAAAGAAGGTAAGTCAGGACAATAATATATTCCCGTTGAAACGATCATTTCACAGCCTCCCCAATGCTCTTGGAAAAAAGCTACCATCGTTTCTTTAGGTAATTTCGTCACCACGTTCATCTCGTTCTCCTCCGCTGTAAGAAAAATCTATTTTATATATATAATAGAAGAAAAAGGTATTCTTTTTCCAGAATAAAAAGCCGTTCATTTCCTTTTTTGGAATTGAACGGCTTTTTTCATTACATTTCTTTCGTCCACTGGTCGATGCGTAAGGCAAGAGCTTCTGCTTGTTCTTCATTCAAACGATTAGTTAATGATTTGATAAGCTTATTAATAAGAGACTCACCAAATTCATCGTACGTAAATTGAATAGACCATTCGGCACTAGGAAATGCTACCATAAAGTATTCCTCTTTCTTATTTTCGTAAATAAATACTTTTTCTTCCTTGTTATCCATAAAAATTTTTCGGATTTTCATTACCTTGCTCCTTTCTAGTATTATCAAGGATTGACAGAGGTCATACCTCAGACGTAAGGTGTCATCGTTTGTAAAATTTGTCGAAAAAGCATTGTTAATTCCAGATTTGCATTGTAAAATAAAAAAACTGTGACGGCAAGGTTTAAATACATCATTGGGGTGAAGACAAAAATGAACTATGTATGGGGACTTTTAGGAATTTTAGTTGTACTTGGGATTGCCTTTTTATTCTCAACGGCCAAGTCCAAAATTAAGTTACAAACAGTGCTTGGCGGACTTGCGATTCAATTTGTATTCGCTTTCTTAGTATTAAAATGGGAAGCTGGAAAAAATGCATTGAACAAACTAACAATGGGGATTAACAACATCATTGGGTATGCCAACGAAGGGATTAACTTTTTATTTGGTGGTTTATTCGCTGAGGGTACAAACATCGGATTTATATTCGCGTTCAACGTTTTACCAGTTGTTATTTTCTTCTCAGCATTAATCTCTGTGTTATATTATATAGGTGTTATGCAGTTTTTTATTAAAATTATTGGTGGTTCCTTAGCAAAATTATTAGGAACACGTAAAGCAGAATCCATGTCTGCAGCTGCTAACATTTTCGTTGGACAAACAGAGGCACCGCTTGTAATTCGTCCATATTTAGCAAAAATGACTCAATCCGAATTATTTGCCGTCATGACAGGTGGTTTAGCTTCTGTAGCCGGTTCTGTATTGATTGGATATTCTCTACTTGGTGTTCCATTAAAATATTTATTAGCCGCAAGCTTTATGGCGGCACCTGCTGGATTAGTCTTAGCAAAAATTTTCGTTCCAGAAACTGAAGAAAAAGAAGAGCCAAAAGAATTTGAAATGGAAGCGGATACGGAGTCTGCAAACGTCATTGATGCGGCTGCACGTGGGGCAAGCGTCGGTTTACAACTTGCACTTAACATCGGTGCAATGCTTTTAGCTTTCATTGCTCTTATTGCCCTTATTAACGGTTTACTTGGATGGGTTGGTGGCTGGTTCGGTTTCGACCAATTATCCCTCGAAGTTATTTTAGGTTATGTATTCGCACCTATTGCCTTTGCGATCGGTGTTCCTTGGGATGAAGCAGTATTAGCCGGTAACTTTATTGGTCAAAAACTGATTTTAAATGAGTTTGTTGCTTATTCTGCCTTTGCACCTGAAATACCAAACCTTTCTGAGAAAACAGTTGCTATCGTAAGTTTTGCCCTATGTGGCTTTGCAAACATCTCTTCTTTAGGAATTTTACTTGGTGGTCTTGGAAACTTAGCGCCTAACCGCCGTGCCGACATTGCGAAATTAGGAGTACGTGCCGTAATTGCTGGTGCTTTAGCTTCTCTATTAAGCGCTGCGATTGCAGGTATGTTAATATAATAAAAAACGCAGGGGACAAGCTCCTCCTGCGTTTTTTACTTCATTTTCTTGATATTAATGACTGTATCTGCCCCTCTATCTTCGCTGGGTTCGTTTGTGGTGCTAAACGATCTACGACATTTCCTTTGCGGTCCACTAAAAATTTCGTAAAGTTCCATTTAATTTCTGAGCTTAATAACCCTTTCTTCTCTTGCGTTAACCATTTGAACAATGGGTGCGCCTCTTTACCTTTCACATTTACTTTCGCAAACATTGGGAACGATACTCCATAATTGACTTGACAAAACTGCATAATTTCATCATTTGTATCAAATTCTTGCTTCATAAATTGGTCGCATGGAAAACCTAAAACTTCAAAGCCTTGGTCTTTATATTTTTCATAAAGCTCTTGCAACTCTTTAAATTGTGGCGTAAATCCACATTTACTTGCCGTATTCACTATGAGTAACACTTTCCCTTTGTACCCCGATAAGGTCATTTGTTCTCCATTTGGTTTTTCAACTGTAAAATCATAAATCGTCGTCACCAGTTTCCACCTCATTTCATATTTGGATTTAGCATACTTCGAACTTAATAGAAAATCAAAGATTATACACGAAAAACAGAAAGAAATATGAATTTACTTATTTAGTTTTTTCCGTTGTCACATAAATACTTTTCTTTATCGCAATTTCCTTGCCAGTTCTTTTAATCTTATTTATAAGTTAGCTATGATACACTTATCCAGAGCCAACCTATAAAAACAAAAAAGTCCCTCATAGATGAAGGACTAAGCTTTATAAAAATCCACTAAGTGATTTGGCATATTCAAGCGGAGCAGTCACGATATTGAAATACGTTTGTTGATCTTGTATCGATTCGGAAAGCATTTGATGTTCGTACAATGGGTCGATATCTAATAGCCATAAGTTTAAGTCTTCGTCTATCTTCATCGTGACACATAAGTCTGCGTACGTTCCATAACACTTCTCTATTAGTTGGCATACTGAATGACAAAGTGTGATTATTTCTTGTTCCTTTAAAAACACCTCTCGTTCGTTCAAATGAAAGGCATTCCGTAAGATTTCCTGTCCCGTTAAAGAAAATTCTTCGGCACCCTTAAAATCGGAAACAATTGCTGAACAACGCCAATGCTTGGAACGATTTTTTTGTAAAAAAGCTCTCAATATATAAGAGTTCCCCTCTTTATTGATTGACGAAATAAGCGGTTGGATGAGAAATGGTTCCTCAGGTATTAACTTTGAAAAAAGTACAGTGGCTTCATCTTTAGAATAGCTATATACTTTCCATTGATTTATCCATTGATATCTATTCTTAAGCTTCTTTACTTTATATTCCATACAATTGCTTCGTAAATGGATGGGTTTTAATACAACCGTTTCATGCATATTTAACATCTCATCTAAATTTTCCAAAGTCGTTAGTTGGTTCATAGAAAGTAAATGTGAAGAGATGGAGGGATAGGAGGATAGCCATTCCTCTAATTCACGATAATTCCATACATAAGAGTTCACTAGTTTTTCCCCATGTGAAGAGATAAGTTGTTCAACGACCGGTTCATCGAGACGAACTTTATTGATAAACACATCAGGTAGAGGAAATGTACTTAATTGAAAAGACGGCTGGTCACTCTTTTGATCCGGCTGATAAACATACCCTTTAACTGTTTGATTTGAAAAAGATATACTATCGGCCGCACAAATATAAAGGAGCCCACGAAGGTTCACATAGTTAACAACATAGTCCTTAAATTTTTGTATCGCATGAAGATCCATCTCTCGTTCTTCTCGAAATGCGATTAAGCCAATAACGGGGCCAACATGTATGACCCGATTGGTCATGGTAACATCGAATGGAATATTTTCCGGAAAATCAAAAGGGACATGCATTTGATTGGACAAAGCGATGACATTTTTCGTTATGTCACTTGAAAGCTCAACTTCCACTTCTCGCCGCCACGAACCAATTTGCAAAATCATCCGCCGTGGAATCACATCCATATCAAAAAATACGGATTCATGGACGACGATTGCATTTTTTATTTGCATTGGAACCTTTGTAATATTTACGATCATGTTAACTCCTCCGGAAAGCCGGCTAAATTTTTTGCGTATAGAAGATTCATCCGCTTGATTTCATAAAAAAGGGGACGATTATGAATATCAAGTGCGAACAACGGACTCGGATTTAAATTATTCACCTCAAGAATCCACACCCTTTGATCATGATCAATGGCAATATCTATTCCTAAATTTCCACAGTGTACACCACATTGTTCGATACATTGGGCGGTTTTTTTTACGAGCTCTGAAATCTCCTTCCGCCAAGCAAACACTTCATTTGGTGAAAGGTTAAATATTTTTTGTAACGTCACTTCCCCTATTTCAGCCGTCCCTCCAGCTAAAATATTGGTGATAATGCTCCCTTTTTGCCCATATTTGGCCACCATGCACATATCGTTCCATTCACCTGCTTGATCTTTCACTAACACGATTCGAAAATCAATGTTCTTTCCATCAAAAGAAATTAAGTCAAGCGCTTCCTGTAAAATTACTTTTTTACCTTTAAACCGGTTGAGGAAATACTGGTCTAAATCATATACACTTTTAAATGTCATCGTATATGCCGTTCCGTCCTGAGAATATTCCAATTTCAAATTCTGTTCTCCAAGTTTGGTAACTTTATATATTCTCTCTCCCATACTTCCGTGAACAGGTTTCACAAATATTTGGTCATAACGGTTCAATGTGGCTTCTAAGTCTTTCGGTCG from the Bacillus sp. (in: firmicutes) genome contains:
- a CDS encoding efflux RND transporter permease subunit — its product is MKISEFSIRRPVFTMVTMIFILILGTVSLLKTPLKLIPDISPPVGVVVATYPGAGPTEVVEKVTKPLEANLATLPGIKNIQSTSQEGSNFILMEFTWDTSIDDIQNEVLQRLDQTPLPDEVKPRFLKFDPSQFPIIQLSIRGEKNEASLRDLAEKLTVELSKVDGVASVTTSGTITEEIRVLIDQDQLKTYGLTQSDIVNVIQANQISLPGNTVLSQDKELTTRIVSLLHTVEDVENLIVTKNPVTGETIRLNDVANVELVSKEQETITRTNQQPSVLVNVLQQSDANTAEVSKQFQKKLDELLQEERFQSIKADLLFDQGEYIEQSIGNIGNALILGGAFSMIVLFFFLRSVKSPIIIGVAIPYSVVVTFVLMYFAKFSLNIMTLGGLALGIGMLVDNAIVVIENIYRHLSMGKDPKVAARDGAREVGGAITASTLTTVAVFLPVAFITGLIGELFSEFALTIAFSLLASLVVALTVVPMLASRWLKPLKGHEEARRRRSKPLKKLERSVRWALQHRFVVLFVTFALLVAGGYGISTVGMQFLPATDEGYFNIRVSLEDGVALSETEQVVKEVENVLKKESDIDVFVSLIGSTQEESFRGTSQNNIAEIYVKMKPLDERERSTFEFVDDVKEQLEKAAISGHPSAELSFNLQSTSGNAPQTLSFSVKDTNKKRLNESVEKIYEALVDLKDVNEITTDVMNKVDEVQITVDREKALNYGFVPAQVATTVNNITRGVQATQIVDDEGNVHGISVKYDDAFTKDVEALKAIELKAPSGQFVPLEEIASIEIGKGPVNIQRINQQDAVQFTLKYKSTTNLGEISRLVDEKIAALNLSPETEITFGGDRELLESSIDDMLLAMGLAIVLVYLVMSAQFESFKYPFIIMFTVPLMVIGVAIALTVTRTPVSISAIIGVIVLAGIVVNNAIVIVDYIQQRKAAGLDSLEAIVEAVQVRARPILMTALTTILGLLPLALGIGEGTEINQPMGITVIGGLISSTFLTLFIIPIVYSFFDKETRRMKKA
- the nhaC gene encoding Na+/H+ antiporter NhaC, translated to MFRIQPVYTPKLWEAILLSLWILLSIFVSIFSFSSAPQVPILIAILVLMGYGFIRNVPLKDLEDGMVDGAKSGIQAIYIFFFIGILISSWMLSGTIPTVMYGGFELIVPQYFYAIVFLLTAIVGVCIGSSLTTVATVGVAFIGISSALDLSLPITAGAIVSGAFFGDKMSPLSDTTNLAASIVKVDLFEHIRNMSWTTVPALIITLVVFVFMSPSEISSNFSKVEEMKQALLDSGLVHWDSLIPLILLFILTIFKVPTLFTLAISSLSAIVIAFIYHEHLTISQLFSVLFGGFVSETGNEAIDALLSRGGINSMMFTISLVLLALSMGGLLFKLGIVPSILQAIDQWLKNRQSVVLASVLSGIGVNLLAGEQYLSILLTGEAFQSHYQRLGLANKNLSRVLEDAGTVINPLVPWGVCGVFIASVLGVPTLEYVPFAFFCLLSPLITVLFGFTGWTLTYLSTPVKEKAIGVKS
- a CDS encoding GNAT family N-acetyltransferase, which codes for MNVVTKLPKETMVAFFQEHWGGCEMIVSTGIYYCPDLPSLAVISDEGQLQGLLTYKKRKHAWEIVSLDALIENQGIGSLLLRTLEEMAQKEGIKRVELITTNDNIRAIEFYQKRGYRLEKVIKDAVSEARKKKPTIPLVANNGIVIQDEWLFVKNIL
- a CDS encoding YueH family protein, translated to MKIRKIFMDNKEEKVFIYENKKEEYFMVAFPSAEWSIQFTYDEFGESLINKLIKSLTNRLNEEQAEALALRIDQWTKEM
- a CDS encoding NupC/NupG family nucleoside CNT transporter, producing the protein MNYVWGLLGILVVLGIAFLFSTAKSKIKLQTVLGGLAIQFVFAFLVLKWEAGKNALNKLTMGINNIIGYANEGINFLFGGLFAEGTNIGFIFAFNVLPVVIFFSALISVLYYIGVMQFFIKIIGGSLAKLLGTRKAESMSAAANIFVGQTEAPLVIRPYLAKMTQSELFAVMTGGLASVAGSVLIGYSLLGVPLKYLLAASFMAAPAGLVLAKIFVPETEEKEEPKEFEMEADTESANVIDAAARGASVGLQLALNIGAMLLAFIALIALINGLLGWVGGWFGFDQLSLEVILGYVFAPIAFAIGVPWDEAVLAGNFIGQKLILNEFVAYSAFAPEIPNLSEKTVAIVSFALCGFANISSLGILLGGLGNLAPNRRADIAKLGVRAVIAGALASLLSAAIAGMLI
- a CDS encoding glutathione peroxidase — protein: MRWKLVTTIYDFTVEKPNGEQMTLSGYKGKVLLIVNTASKCGFTPQFKELQELYEKYKDQGFEVLGFPCDQFMKQEFDTNDEIMQFCQVNYGVSFPMFAKVNVKGKEAHPLFKWLTQEKKGLLSSEIKWNFTKFLVDRKGNVVDRLAPQTNPAKIEGQIQSLISRK
- a CDS encoding YheC/YheD family protein, producing the protein MKRTYKIIPDLQARNALTIHPTTARRQHIPISKKWFLRFGMQVLEINLNISSKINENEVKLSVDIIEWLRIPINGTYELRRVANELIIGPYLGLLTTSKKSSLDETVQYLSNYLYDYDHIGGAIVAFSLEGIHTNDHTIEGYLYNPDTKKWESGVYSYPASVFKTIYLNKKWRNYFQRVFGQRFFNSYIFNKWEMYQWLTQNDDVKTFLPYTVLYKRPKDLEATLNRYDQIFVKPVHGSMGERIYKVTKLGEQNLKLEYSQDGTAYTMTFKSVYDLDQYFLNRFKGKKVILQEALDLISFDGKNIDFRIVLVKDQAGEWNDMCMVAKYGQKGSIITNILAGGTAEIGEVTLQKIFNLSPNEVFAWRKEISELVKKTAQCIEQCGVHCGNLGIDIAIDHDQRVWILEVNNLNPSPLFALDIHNRPLFYEIKRMNLLYAKNLAGFPEELT